A single window of Desulfovibrio sp. G11 DNA harbors:
- the flhB gene encoding flagellar biosynthesis protein FlhB, whose translation MFGKQKDPSKTEEATPKRIRKQRGEGNVPKSQELGKAVSLLGGMSILYAWIGPMSEAIKKLFRHFLSHAWEFDPNPENVYSLTLELMIEVCKIIMPILLTLAVLSMLAQRLQVGKLWTTKVFKPKLQRFNIFKGIKQMLFSPQTILRTIKSLLFSLILSTIPAWIIYKEYQNFLPMYYATTEGVAVYMLQMAFKLVSYALIPILIIAAFDVWQSRYSYKENMKMTKDEVKDEHKQADGDPVVKSQQRKKMMEAMSKRMLQDVPKADVVITNPTHIAVALRYNATEAPAPVVLAKGADHLAEKIKQAAREHNVPIRENVPLARALYKSAEVGDMIPEELYKAVATVLAAIWKLKPKVHNS comes from the coding sequence ATGTTCGGCAAACAGAAAGATCCCAGCAAAACAGAAGAAGCAACCCCGAAGCGCATCAGAAAGCAGCGCGGCGAGGGGAACGTTCCCAAATCCCAGGAGCTGGGCAAGGCTGTAAGCCTGCTTGGCGGCATGTCCATTCTTTATGCATGGATAGGCCCCATGAGCGAAGCAATCAAAAAGCTGTTCCGCCATTTTTTGAGCCACGCGTGGGAGTTCGACCCCAACCCGGAAAATGTTTACAGCCTCACGCTGGAGCTTATGATCGAGGTCTGCAAGATCATCATGCCCATCCTGCTTACCCTGGCGGTGCTGAGCATGCTGGCCCAGCGCCTGCAGGTGGGCAAGCTGTGGACCACCAAGGTTTTCAAGCCCAAGTTACAGCGTTTCAACATCTTCAAGGGCATCAAGCAGATGCTGTTTTCGCCCCAGACCATATTGCGCACCATCAAGAGCCTGCTGTTTTCCCTCATACTGTCCACGATACCTGCATGGATCATCTACAAGGAATATCAGAACTTTCTGCCAATGTACTATGCCACCACCGAAGGGGTCGCCGTGTACATGCTGCAAATGGCCTTCAAGCTGGTGAGCTACGCCCTTATCCCCATCCTCATCATCGCGGCCTTTGACGTGTGGCAGTCACGCTATTCGTACAAGGAAAACATGAAAATGACCAAGGATGAGGTCAAGGACGAACACAAACAGGCCGACGGTGACCCCGTGGTCAAAAGCCAGCAGCGCAAGAAAATGATGGAGGCCATGAGCAAGCGTATGCTCCAGGACGTGCCCAAGGCCGACGTGGTAATCACCAACCCCACGCACATAGCCGTGGCACTGCGTTACAACGCCACAGAGGCTCCGGCCCCCGTGGTGCTTGCCAAGGGTGCGGACCACCTTGCCGAAAAAATCAAGCAGGCGGCCCGTGAGCACAATGTTCCCATCCGCGAAAATGTGCCTCTGGCACGGGCTTTGTATAAGTCTGCTGAAGTGGGCGACATGATCCCCGAAGAGCTTTACAAGGCTGTTGCCACTGTGCTGGCCGCCATCTGGAAGCTCAAGCCAAAGGTGCATAATTCATAG
- the flhA gene encoding flagellar biosynthesis protein FlhA: MASASLPKLDYSRFSRNGEIMLAAGVVIILLVMLVPLPTFFLDIMLCVSISISLLVLITTMFMSSPLEFTIFPSLLLVTTLLRLSLNVAATRLILLNGDMGVDAAGSVIRAFGEFVVGGSYVVGAVIFMILFILNKVVITAGTTRIAEVAARFTLDAMPGKQMAIEADLNAGLIDEEEATARRKGMRKEADFYGAMDGACKFVSGDVNAGMFITIVNIVGGIIIGMVQKDMDWNTALMTYSLLTIGDGLVSTIPSIIVSTGTGLLVSRAASEAKMGEEFLAQLTFNSRALKMVSAVLLLFAIVPGLPTIPFLVIAGLIFTVARLTEKNDADEEARERKEKNAKAGSGTADTPEEVQALLPLDTLELEVGYGLIPLVDEEQSGNLLARIRSIRRQFALDMGVVIPSLHLRDNLQLKPGQYSLLIKGNQVASAEILVDHFLAMDPGNVTTKIHGIETREPAFNLPALWIPDSQREEAMLAGYTVVDPATVIATHLTEVFKRHLSDFLDRQAVQGLLDTVAKHSPKAVEDLVPGVLPLGTVQKVLQLLVRENVSIRDMLTIVETLGDFGAGVKNPDMLTEYVREKLARSIVRPYLDSQGTLPVLTLAPNAERMVQEGVRQADTGATFLSLNPASAQRLVQNISAAVENAVNTDGQPVLLVNPVIRPHLAQLVTRFLPSVPVISQAEIPPDIRLQAVGSVAAE; encoded by the coding sequence ATGGCTTCAGCAAGCCTTCCCAAGCTCGACTACAGCAGATTTTCCCGTAACGGAGAAATCATGCTCGCCGCCGGCGTGGTCATCATCCTTCTGGTCATGCTGGTTCCGCTGCCCACATTTTTTCTCGACATCATGCTCTGCGTGAGCATTTCCATATCCTTGCTGGTGCTCATTACCACCATGTTCATGAGCTCCCCGCTGGAGTTCACCATCTTTCCGTCATTGCTGCTGGTGACCACCCTGCTGCGCCTTTCGCTCAACGTGGCCGCTACCCGGCTCATCCTGCTCAACGGCGACATGGGCGTTGACGCCGCAGGCTCGGTCATCCGCGCTTTCGGCGAATTTGTCGTGGGCGGCAGCTACGTGGTGGGCGCGGTCATATTCATGATCCTGTTCATTCTCAACAAGGTGGTCATCACTGCGGGTACCACGCGCATCGCCGAAGTGGCGGCCCGTTTTACCCTGGACGCCATGCCCGGCAAGCAGATGGCTATTGAAGCCGACCTCAACGCCGGGCTTATTGATGAAGAAGAAGCCACCGCCCGCCGCAAGGGCATGCGCAAGGAAGCAGACTTTTACGGCGCCATGGACGGTGCGTGCAAATTTGTTTCGGGCGACGTCAACGCGGGCATGTTCATTACCATCGTCAACATTGTGGGTGGCATCATCATCGGCATGGTGCAGAAGGATATGGACTGGAACACGGCCCTGATGACCTATTCGCTGCTGACCATCGGCGACGGTCTCGTGTCGACCATACCATCCATCATCGTCTCCACGGGAACAGGCCTGCTGGTCTCACGAGCGGCTTCCGAAGCCAAGATGGGTGAGGAATTTCTGGCCCAGCTTACCTTCAACAGCCGGGCGCTCAAGATGGTTTCGGCCGTGCTGCTGCTCTTTGCCATTGTTCCCGGTCTGCCCACCATCCCCTTTCTGGTCATCGCCGGCCTTATTTTCACGGTGGCGCGCCTCACGGAGAAAAATGATGCCGATGAAGAAGCCAGGGAGCGCAAGGAAAAGAATGCCAAGGCCGGGTCCGGCACTGCCGATACTCCCGAAGAAGTACAGGCCCTTCTGCCCCTGGATACGCTTGAACTGGAGGTGGGCTACGGCCTTATTCCTCTGGTTGACGAAGAGCAGAGCGGCAACCTGCTGGCGCGCATACGCTCCATCCGGCGGCAGTTCGCGCTGGATATGGGGGTGGTCATTCCTTCGCTGCACCTGCGTGACAACCTGCAGCTCAAGCCCGGCCAGTATTCACTGCTGATCAAAGGCAACCAGGTGGCTTCGGCGGAAATTCTGGTAGACCATTTTCTGGCTATGGACCCCGGCAACGTGACCACCAAGATTCACGGCATAGAAACGCGCGAACCGGCCTTTAACCTGCCCGCGCTCTGGATACCCGACAGCCAGCGCGAAGAAGCCATGCTGGCGGGCTACACTGTGGTGGACCCGGCAACGGTCATTGCCACGCACCTGACAGAAGTGTTCAAACGTCATCTGTCCGACTTCCTTGACCGTCAGGCAGTTCAGGGCCTGCTGGACACGGTGGCCAAGCATTCGCCCAAGGCAGTGGAAGACCTTGTACCCGGCGTGCTGCCCCTCGGCACTGTGCAAAAGGTACTGCAACTGCTGGTGCGCGAAAACGTGAGCATACGCGACATGCTCACCATTGTGGAAACACTGGGCGACTTTGGCGCAGGCGTAAAAAACCCCGACATGCTGACGGAATACGTTCGCGAAAAGCTGGCGCGATCCATCGTGCGCCCCTATCTGGACAGCCAGGGAACGCTGCCCGTGCTCACCCTTGCCCCCAATGCCGAACGTATGGTGCAGGAAGGCGTGCGCCAGGCAGATACAGGAGCGACCTTTCTTTCGCTCAACCCCGCTTCGGCCCAGCGGCTGGTGCAGAACATCAGTGCAGCCGTGGAAAACGCCGTCAACACGGACGGCCAGCCCGTACTGCTGGTGAACCCTGTCATACGGCCGCACCTGGCCCAACTTGTCACGCGCTTTCTGCCTTCTGTGCCGGTTATTTCGCAAGCCGAAATTCCGCCGGACATCCGCCTTCAGGCTGTGGGGAGCGTGGCTGCGGAATAG
- a CDS encoding helix-turn-helix domain-containing protein — translation MEKYPYLNEAVANVLKERREALAMSKRKLSELAMIERAYITGLENGKWNVTLNVFFFLSEALEIAPEKFIELVRNEIEQLKNKRVHNQ, via the coding sequence ATGGAAAAATATCCTTATTTAAATGAAGCTGTTGCCAATGTTTTGAAGGAAAGGCGCGAAGCTCTTGCCATGAGCAAGCGCAAGCTGTCTGAGCTCGCGATGATAGAGCGGGCGTATATTACCGGGCTGGAGAATGGGAAATGGAATGTGACATTAAATGTTTTCTTTTTCCTGAGTGAGGCGCTTGAGATTGCCCCTGAGAAATTTATTGAGCTGGTCCGGAACGAAATTGAACAATTGAAAAATAAAAGGGTTCATAATCAGTGA
- a CDS encoding flagellar biosynthesis protein FlhF produces the protein MQVKTFTGATSQEILARIKAEMGPDAVILGNRTYRKNGAVCHEITAGMERPQSANGASGGTPGGWGEWHKEWQQIKDQLFALMKPAIQLERLTPRQRVALEYLQREGISDAVAVDLYQRLVSQPGASVLECLCGMVPVKGWGPAYWDQRLHLMAGPFGFGKTTTALRFALHRRKAEPEARVAFINADCLRGNGRLVLRHWAELSNFSYLEAPDRAAMQEALKATADADAVFIDVPGLDRTTSLAQWREEMGLAQVDAATHLTLSPYCDAVQIQAFLHRYKCDGPGSLVWTKLDEAVSFGTIVNVACAAGLPISALSYGAELKESLAPATEPLVWRLIFKRQIPGQAA, from the coding sequence ATGCAGGTAAAGACGTTCACCGGCGCCACATCGCAGGAGATTCTGGCAAGAATCAAGGCCGAAATGGGGCCAGATGCCGTCATCCTGGGCAACCGTACCTATCGCAAAAACGGCGCGGTCTGCCACGAAATCACGGCGGGGATGGAACGCCCCCAGTCCGCTAACGGCGCGTCCGGCGGAACGCCCGGCGGATGGGGCGAATGGCACAAGGAGTGGCAGCAGATCAAGGATCAGCTCTTTGCCCTTATGAAGCCCGCCATCCAGCTTGAGCGCCTGACCCCCCGTCAGCGCGTTGCCCTTGAGTATCTTCAGCGTGAGGGAATTTCCGACGCTGTAGCCGTGGACCTGTACCAGCGTCTGGTGTCACAGCCCGGCGCATCAGTGCTGGAATGCCTGTGCGGCATGGTTCCGGTCAAAGGATGGGGACCGGCGTACTGGGATCAGCGGCTGCACCTGATGGCGGGGCCGTTCGGCTTCGGCAAAACCACTACTGCCCTGCGCTTTGCCCTGCACCGCCGCAAGGCTGAGCCTGAGGCGCGCGTAGCCTTTATCAATGCCGACTGCCTGCGCGGCAACGGCCGCCTGGTGCTGCGGCACTGGGCCGAACTTTCAAACTTCAGCTATCTCGAAGCCCCGGACAGGGCAGCCATGCAGGAAGCGCTGAAGGCCACGGCCGACGCCGATGCCGTGTTCATCGACGTTCCCGGGCTTGACCGCACCACAAGCCTCGCGCAATGGCGCGAAGAAATGGGGCTGGCACAGGTGGACGCCGCCACGCATCTGACGCTTTCACCCTATTGCGATGCGGTGCAGATTCAGGCATTTCTGCACCGCTACAAATGCGACGGCCCGGGGTCCCTGGTATGGACAAAGCTGGACGAAGCCGTGAGCTTTGGTACTATAGTCAACGTGGCCTGCGCCGCCGGTTTGCCCATATCGGCACTGTCTTACGGCGCGGAACTCAAGGAGAGCCTTGCCCCGGCCACGGAGCCGCTGGTGTGGCGACTGATTTTCAAAAGGCAAATCCCCGGCCAGGCGGCTTAA